Proteins found in one Exiguobacterium sp. 9-2 genomic segment:
- a CDS encoding MMPL family transporter, which yields MAKKLYRLGYWAAEHRKKVFGGTLCLLVLTIVLTLSFGISFKEEMTIPGTKSEQAGKLLAKEFPPVSSGGQIQIVMKAPRNERLDDQRNSHIIEKMVKEIQKDSEVVTVALPIELGNLNKEKTIGYATVTYKQPSNKVTEASKEKVLKSIKITKAKGIQTELAGDVAFSELEIGGITEALGVAVAYMILALTFTSFLAAGMPILSAVVGLGIGILLILAGTNFLDIPSFALSLAAMLGLAVGIDYALFIISRYRQQIAGGDTVKEAVAIATGTAGSAVVFAGATVIIALLGLSTTGIPFLTMMGISASLCVFVAILIAIILVPAILGALGHKMDPTRQNTLLRSISRFSNKKESGYEKWGKFILKRPLFISMLAVSLLLIISIPFFHMQLGLPNNGTKSEETTERRAYDLLAEAYGPGYHAPLILVAEKNQSDIDVNKALSTLTKKLKHVNGVENVSPAVPNKTSNVFMLSVTPSTGPDDPKTSYLVKALRGDIKKIANQNGLNLMLTGSTAVNIDISDKLQNALPIFAMLIVGFAFILLMLVFRSILVPLKAVLGFLLSLGATLGFVVFVIQDGHFIDLFGFPTASPVLSFLPVIVIGILFGLAMDYEVFLVSRMREEFTRTANAKQAILTGIKESGGVVTAAGLIMMAVFVGFMMAPDPIIKSMGFALTFGVLFDAFIIRMTLVPAIMFLLGDKAWYLPKWLDRILPNIDIEGHTISDKGKMRQKQVVNK from the coding sequence ATGGCAAAAAAGTTATACAGATTAGGATATTGGGCAGCAGAGCATAGAAAAAAAGTGTTTGGAGGAACACTCTGTCTGTTGGTACTGACTATTGTACTCACATTGAGTTTCGGAATTTCTTTCAAGGAAGAAATGACAATCCCTGGTACGAAGTCAGAACAAGCAGGGAAACTATTAGCAAAAGAATTTCCACCTGTTTCTTCAGGCGGTCAAATTCAAATAGTCATGAAAGCACCTCGTAATGAACGCTTAGATGATCAGCGAAATAGTCATATAATCGAGAAAATGGTAAAAGAAATTCAGAAGGATTCAGAAGTTGTTACTGTGGCACTTCCAATTGAACTGGGCAATTTGAATAAAGAGAAAACAATTGGTTATGCAACAGTGACATATAAACAACCTTCAAACAAAGTAACAGAAGCATCCAAAGAAAAAGTATTGAAAAGCATCAAAATAACTAAAGCAAAAGGGATTCAAACTGAATTAGCTGGAGACGTTGCCTTTTCAGAACTTGAAATCGGTGGGATTACAGAAGCTCTTGGTGTCGCAGTAGCATATATGATTTTAGCTTTGACATTCACTTCATTTCTTGCAGCGGGAATGCCTATTTTAAGTGCTGTCGTTGGGCTCGGTATTGGTATTCTATTGATATTAGCCGGAACCAATTTCTTAGACATTCCTTCTTTCGCTCTTTCCCTAGCTGCTATGTTAGGATTAGCCGTCGGAATCGATTATGCCCTATTCATCATTTCTCGCTATCGACAACAAATAGCGGGTGGAGATACAGTCAAAGAGGCTGTGGCAATTGCTACGGGAACTGCTGGAAGTGCAGTAGTTTTCGCAGGTGCTACTGTAATCATTGCTCTTTTAGGCTTATCTACGACAGGAATCCCGTTTTTAACTATGATGGGTATTTCAGCATCACTATGTGTATTCGTAGCTATTCTTATTGCGATCATACTTGTTCCTGCAATTTTAGGCGCATTAGGTCATAAAATGGATCCAACAAGACAGAATACGTTGTTACGCAGTATTAGTCGCTTCTCGAATAAAAAAGAAAGTGGCTATGAAAAATGGGGGAAGTTTATTCTGAAACGTCCTTTGTTCATTAGTATGCTTGCAGTAAGTTTACTATTGATCATCTCTATCCCATTTTTCCATATGCAATTGGGCTTGCCTAACAATGGAACAAAATCGGAAGAGACAACGGAAAGAAGGGCCTATGATTTATTAGCTGAAGCATATGGACCCGGGTACCATGCCCCGTTAATACTCGTTGCCGAGAAAAACCAATCGGATATTGATGTAAATAAAGCGCTATCTACACTTACGAAGAAACTAAAGCATGTAAATGGAGTCGAAAATGTAAGTCCGGCAGTCCCGAACAAAACTTCAAATGTATTCATGTTGTCGGTGACACCTTCAACAGGTCCAGATGATCCTAAAACGAGTTATTTGGTTAAGGCGTTAAGAGGAGACATAAAAAAAATCGCCAATCAAAATGGATTAAACTTAATGCTCACCGGAAGTACAGCCGTGAATATCGATATTTCTGACAAACTACAAAACGCACTACCGATTTTTGCAATGTTAATTGTTGGTTTTGCATTTATTTTGTTAATGTTAGTCTTCCGTTCGATTTTAGTTCCGCTTAAAGCAGTATTAGGGTTTTTATTATCACTTGGTGCGACGTTAGGTTTTGTGGTATTCGTCATACAGGATGGTCATTTTATTGATTTGTTTGGCTTTCCTACAGCTAGTCCTGTATTGAGTTTCTTACCAGTCATCGTAATTGGTATTCTTTTTGGACTTGCTATGGACTATGAAGTTTTCTTGGTTTCTCGAATGCGAGAAGAATTCACACGTACTGCCAATGCAAAACAAGCTATTTTAACGGGCATAAAAGAGAGTGGTGGTGTAGTGACAGCTGCAGGACTCATTATGATGGCCGTGTTTGTAGGCTTTATGATGGCACCTGATCCTATCATCAAGTCCATGGGTTTTGCCTTAACGTTTGGCGTCCTTTTTGATGCCTTTATTATCCGGATGACGCTTGTTCCGGCAATCATGTTTCTGTTAGGAGACAAGGCGTGGTATCTACCTAAATGGCTAGATCGTATCTTGCCAAACATAGATATTGAAGGTCATACGATTTCTGATAAAGGAAAAATGAGACAAAAACAAGTAGTGAATAAGTAA
- a CDS encoding VOC family protein yields the protein MKIEHIALWVADLEGMRQFYEAHFDAKSNNRYENAVKGFSSYFLTFSSGARLELMQRTDITERTSNALGYAHFAFSLGSKQAVDDWTARLRDAGVTHLDGPRTTGDGYYESTVADPEGNVIELTL from the coding sequence ATGAAGATTGAACATATCGCACTATGGGTGGCAGACCTTGAAGGAATGCGCCAATTTTATGAAGCGCATTTTGATGCTAAATCAAATAATCGTTATGAAAATGCCGTTAAAGGTTTCAGTTCGTACTTCTTGACGTTCTCAAGTGGAGCGCGTCTTGAGTTGATGCAACGGACAGACATCACGGAACGGACATCGAACGCCCTTGGTTACGCCCACTTCGCCTTTTCGCTCGGCAGTAAACAAGCGGTCGATGACTGGACGGCTCGGTTACGGGATGCAGGTGTAACACATCTCGATGGTCCGCGGACGACGGGAGACGGTTATTATGAGAGTACGGTCGCGGATCCGGAAGGAAACGTAATCGAATTGACACTATGA
- a CDS encoding MFS transporter, which translates to MTRLLLPLIYLAFISLGLPDALLGTAWPVMRLDLDAPLDMAGWLFMTIAAGTIVSSLFSGRLIARYSTGPITAVSAGLTALALLGFFIAPSLIWLFVLAIPLGLGGGVVDAALNHFVATHYQAHHMNWLHCFWGIGATAGPLIMAGVLLDSGWRTGYLIVGALQLVLMIILIISLPLWKRAPKHVSEQVQTASMSSGKPRGLMAALAAFCFYSGVEAVVGLWGSSYLVQVRSFSVTSAATWVSVYYGSITAGRFISGFLSLRWSNRRLIRVGQWTALIGAICFILAPAAWMPLGFVLVGLGLAPIYPAMLHETPVRFGEAAAQRLMGMQMAFAYTGSTFMPPLFGWLATSYSLSLFHWFTISLIFLMLIATEGLNRMLIRKRLAKAS; encoded by the coding sequence ATGACTCGTTTACTGTTACCTCTGATTTATCTGGCTTTCATCAGTCTCGGACTTCCGGACGCCTTGCTCGGTACGGCCTGGCCGGTGATGCGGCTCGACCTCGACGCCCCGCTCGATATGGCAGGTTGGCTCTTCATGACGATTGCTGCCGGAACAATCGTTTCTAGTCTGTTTAGCGGTCGATTGATCGCGCGATATTCGACGGGACCAATTACGGCAGTTTCTGCTGGTCTGACAGCACTTGCATTGCTCGGCTTTTTCATTGCCCCTTCGCTGATTTGGCTCTTTGTTCTTGCGATTCCGCTTGGACTCGGTGGCGGTGTCGTCGACGCGGCACTCAATCATTTTGTTGCAACGCATTATCAAGCCCATCATATGAACTGGCTCCATTGCTTCTGGGGCATCGGCGCGACAGCTGGTCCACTCATCATGGCTGGCGTGTTGCTTGATTCCGGATGGCGCACTGGATATCTCATCGTTGGAGCACTGCAACTCGTATTGATGATTATCTTGATCATTAGTTTGCCGCTCTGGAAACGGGCTCCAAAACACGTTTCCGAACAAGTCCAAACTGCTAGTATGTCGTCTGGAAAACCTCGTGGACTGATGGCTGCGCTCGCTGCATTTTGCTTTTATAGTGGTGTCGAAGCTGTCGTCGGTCTTTGGGGAAGTAGTTACCTCGTCCAAGTCCGGTCGTTTTCGGTGACGTCTGCTGCAACTTGGGTTTCCGTCTACTACGGTAGCATCACGGCAGGTCGCTTCATTAGTGGTTTTCTATCCCTCCGCTGGTCGAACCGTCGCTTGATTCGCGTCGGTCAATGGACGGCCTTGATCGGTGCAATCTGCTTCATTCTTGCACCTGCTGCTTGGATGCCACTCGGTTTCGTACTCGTCGGGCTCGGTCTCGCTCCGATTTATCCGGCAATGCTCCATGAGACACCGGTTCGATTCGGAGAAGCTGCGGCGCAACGGTTAATGGGCATGCAGATGGCATTCGCCTATACCGGTAGTACGTTCATGCCACCACTGTTCGGTTGGCTTGCAACCTCTTACTCCTTGTCGTTGTTCCATTGGTTCACGATCAGTCTCATTTTCTTGATGTTGATCGCAACGGAAGGCTTGAACCGCATGTTAATCAGAAAACGATTAGCGAAAGCGTCATAA